The window TCTGTATTTACGTTAATTTTTGCTGTTCCAAGTGAAACTGATTGTTGGATATCCTTTGTTGGGATTCCAGTACCACCATGAAGAACAAGAGGTACACCAGTTAATTTACCGATTTCTTCCATTTCTTTGAAACCTAATTGAGGTTCACCTTTGTAAGGACCATGAACAGATCCTAATGCAGGTGCAAGGCAGTCGATTCCTGTACGTTTCACAAGCTCAACGCACTCATTTGGATCAGCATAAATAACGCCTTCAGCTACGACATCATCCTCTTGCCCACCAACTGTTCCTAATTCTGCTTCAACAGAAACGCCTTTGGCATGAGCATATTCAACAACTTTAGATGTAATGGCAATATTTTCCTCGAATGAATGATGGGAAGCGTCGATCATCACTGATGTGAAGCCAGCATCAATCGATTCTTTACATTTTTCAAAGCTTGAACCATGATCTAAGTGGATTGCTACAGGTACAGTAATCTTATAGTCTTCCATAAGACCTTCGACCATTTTTACAATTGTTTTAAAACCAGCCATATAACGAGCGGCTCCTTCAGACACACCTAAAATGACAGGTGAATTTTCCTCTTGGGCAGCTAGTAGAATGGCTTGTGTAAATTCAAGATTATTTAAGTTGAATTGGCCTACAGCATAGCCCTCTTTTTTTGCTTTGTTTAGCATTTCAGTCATTGAAACTAAAGGCATTCTTTTTCCTCCTTATTGATGATTACAGTCGCTTTAAACAAGAGCGGTATTTCTTTAACAGGGTAACCCATTACCCTTATGAATATGTAGATTGTTTTGCTT of the Bacillus sp. 1NLA3E genome contains:
- a CDS encoding class II fructose-bisphosphate aldolase, whose translation is MPLVSMTEMLNKAKKEGYAVGQFNLNNLEFTQAILLAAQEENSPVILGVSEGAARYMAGFKTIVKMVEGLMEDYKITVPVAIHLDHGSSFEKCKESIDAGFTSVMIDASHHSFEENIAITSKVVEYAHAKGVSVEAELGTVGGQEDDVVAEGVIYADPNECVELVKRTGIDCLAPALGSVHGPYKGEPQLGFKEMEEIGKLTGVPLVLHGGTGIPTKDIQQSVSLGTAKINVNTENQIASAKTVREVLAAKPNEYDPRKYLGPARDTIKATVIGKIREFGSAGKA